The following are from one region of the Corylus avellana chromosome ca1, CavTom2PMs-1.0 genome:
- the LOC132187221 gene encoding amine oxidase [copper-containing] alpha 3, peroxisomal-like, translating into MASMLTLMVFLLLSLYTFSPVSSHQHHPLDPLTPSEFTLVRAIVNKSYPSPNHNLTFQYIGLDEPDKPTILLWLSNPASKPLPRRAAVIIRVEKQSHEITVDLSTRSIVSDNVYHGHGYPLLTLDEQTAATKLPETYEPFIKSIEKRGLKLSQVVCSTYTTGWYGEVKSKRVLKLQCYYKEGTVNFYLRPVEGILLVVDLDEMKIAEYYDRSIAPVPKAQGTDYRASTQKPPFGPHPNGATFIQPDGPGFKIDGHIISWANWIFHLGFDVRVGPIISVASIYDVEKQTYRRVLYRGFISELFVPYMDPTEDWYYKTFFDCGEFGFGQSAVSLQPFADCPSNAVFRDAYYAGQDGVPVKISNALCIFERYTGNIMWRHTETGIPDEVIREVRPEVSLVVRMVAVVGNYDYIIDWEFKPSGTIKLEVGLTGVLEVKGVTYTHTDEIREDVHGTLLANNTIGIYHDHFLTYYLDLDVDGEANSFVKNNLETIRTTNQSSPRKSYWTVVSETAKTEGEARIQLGLNQPELIVVNPNKKTKVGNNVGYRLIPGSVAHPLLSYDDYPQIRGAFTNKNVWVTPYNKSEKWAGGAFVDQSRGEDTLAVWSLRNREIENKDIVLWYTIGFHHVPSQDEFPVMPTLSGGFELRPNNFFESNPVLKTRAPNVVPGPNCTTQG; encoded by the exons ATGGCTTCGATGTTGACACTAATGGTCTTCTTACTCTTATCACTCTACACCTTCTCACCGGTCTCAAGCCATCAGCACCACCCCCTAGACCCTCTAACCCCATCCGAGTTCACCCTGGTTCGAGCCATAGTCAATAAATCATACCCCAGCCCAAACCACAACCTAACCTTCCAGTACATAGGTTTGGACGAGCCAGACAAACCCACCATCCTCTTATGGCTATCAAACCCGGCCTCCAAACCCCTACCTCGCCGGGCCGCCGTCATCATACGTGTCGAGAAACAATCCCACGAGATCACAGTGGACTTATCCACCCGTTCGATAGTCTCCGACAATGTTTACCATGGACATGGCTACCCTCTGCTTACCCTTGACGAACAGACTGCTGCAACGAAATTGCCAGAAACATATGAGCCATTCATCAAGTCAATTGAGAAGAGGGGGCTGAAGTTATCACAAGTGGTTTGCTCCACGTATACAACCGGGTGGTACGGAGAGGTGAAAAGTAAGAGGGTGTTGAAGCTACAATGTTACTACAAGGAAGGAACAGTTAATTTCTACTTGAGACCAGTGGAAGGAATACTGTTGGTAGTTGATTTGGATGAGATGAAGATTGCTGAATACTACGATAGGTCTATTGCTCCGGTCCCAAAAGCTCAGGGAACAGATTACCGGGCATCAACGCAGAAGCCACCCTTCGGTCCGCATCCAAATGGTGCAACCTTCATCCAACCAGACGGACCTGGATTTAAGATAGACGGGCACATTATCAG tTGGGCAAACTGGATTTTCCACCTAGGATTCGATGTTCGAGTTGGTCCGATAATTTCTGTAGCATCAATTTATGACGTTGAGAAGCAGACATATCGGCGGGTGCTATACAGAGGATTTATATCCGAGTTATTTGTGCCTTACATGGACCCAACTGAGGATTGGTACTACAAAACTTTCTTCGATTGTGGTGAATTTGGTTTCGGTCAATCTGCAGTATCACTCCAGCCCTTCGCCGATTGCCCGTCCAATGCAGTATTTAGGGACGCATATTATGCTGGTCAAGATGGCGTGCCTGTGAAAATATCAAATGCACTTTGTATTTTCGAACGCTATACGGGAAATATAATGTGGCGTCACACTGAGACAGGGATTCCAGATGAAGTT ATAAGGGAGGTTAGGCCAGAAGTGAGCCTAGTGGTGAGGATGGTCGCCGTGGTGGGCAACTATGACTATATTATTGACTGGGAATTCAAGCCAAGTGGCACCATTAAATTGGAG GTTGGGCTAACTGGCGTGCTAGAAGTGAAGGGTGTGACATATACCCACACAGATGAGATAAGAGAGGATGTGCATGGGACTTTGTTAGCAAATAACACTATAGGTATCTACCACGATCACTTCTTGACGTACTATCTTGACCTCGACGTGGATGGTGAAGCCAACTCCTTTGTCAAGAACAATTTGGAGACGATCCGAACAACAAACCAAAGCTCACCAAGGAAAAGTTATTGGACAGTTGTGAGTGAGACAGCTAAAACTGAAGGAGAAGCTCGAATTCAGCTAGGCTTGAATCAACCTGAGCTAATAGTTGTGAATCCCAATAAGAAAACTAAAGTTGGGAATAATGTCGGATATCGTCTGATTCCAGGGTCAGTGGCACATCCCCTTCTGTCGTACGATGATTATCCACAGATCCGAGGAGCcttcacaaataaaaatgtCTGGGTCACACCTTATAACAAATCAGAGAAATGGGCAGGAGGAGCATTCGTAGATCAAAGCCGAGGAGAGGATACCTTAGCAGTTTGGAGTCTCAG GAATAGGGAGATTGAAAACAAGGACATAGTATTGTGGTACACAATTGGATTTCATCATGTCCCTTCCCAGGATGAGTTTCCGGTGATGCCAACGTTAAGTGGTGGGTTTGAGCTACGGCCTAACAATTTCTTTGAGAGCAATCCAGTACTTAAAACAAGAGCTCCCAATGTTGTACCAGGGCCTAACTGCACCACCCAAGGCTAG